The Spirochaetota bacterium genome includes the window TGTAGTTTGCACTTTTTCAAAGTGTTGCCATATAAATGTAGTGTTCTCTGGTTTTATGGTAGCATTATTTTTTTTAATTGTCTCAATGTGGGCAATAATAGTACTTTCCCTTTGTTGATTTATTGATTCGCGATGTTTTATATAGTCTTTATATAGCATGTCGTAGAATTGACGCCGCAGCTGTTTCAATTGTGAGAGAGGAATAAAAATACTATCCTTCATGGTTACTGACACAGTTGCTACAAAAGGAAAATGTGCTGTCTGTGAAAAAATATATTGAATAGTGTTGGGCGATAGTCCCTGTTTAATGGCTTTCTGGATTGGGATAGTATACGTATAATCTACTGTAAATGTATCAATGATAGCAGAAATTGTAAACTCAGAATTAATCGTAATTTGAATATTCACTGAGTATGGCTTAAAAGGAATAGCTTTTAATTTTTTTAAAGCGTTATCTGATTTACTTTCTCCTATTATATATACATAAAGTGGTGGCTTACTATTCAATGAAATATACCATTCAAGAGAATGTCTGTTTTTGTCATATTTATAATCTAACAGAGTACCTTCGTATATATTTTTTCCACTGTTATCCACAATTCGCAAACGTAAGCCTTTTTGCAATGGGTGGCTGGTGGAAATTATACAGAATTTATTTTTTACCTGAGTTACAGTACCAATATATGCTCCTGCTACACCTACAGTTTTAGCGTCAACCAGTTTATCATATGAGCTATCGCACATATACCCTTTAGTTGTGCTGCGCAAACTTGGTGGTTCATTCTTAAACGATTTGCCTTCCATCAATGAGTCAATTAATGTCCTGTAATATGAAACCACCTCATTGATGTACCAGGTACTTTTTAAACGCCCTTCAATTTTAAACTTTGTAATGCCAGCGTTAATATAATCAGCTATGGATGGACCCAGTGCAAGATCTTTCATTGAAAAAGGATAGCGTGTTGCACTACCTGTTGTGAACGGATATCGGCACGGCTGAAGACAACGACCTCTGTTTCCCGACTGCCCAAATAGATATGAAGAAAAAAGGCAGCATCCTGAAAATGAAAAACACATGGCTCCATGGATGAATACTTCATATTCACAGGGCACTTTTTGTTGAATGGATTTAATTTCATTCAGCGATAGTTCCCGTGGCAGTATAATCCGCGACACGCCTAAATCTTTTAAGAATTGTGCATGCATACTATTGTGGCAAAATGTTTGTGTTGAAGCATGAATAGTGAGTGAGGGATAATACGTGCGTATAAGCTGTATTAAACCTATATCCTGCACAATAATAGCATCAACGGCATATCCCTGCGCTAAATTAAGAATTTTTATTACCTGTTCCAGTTCATGATCAAACATCAGCGTGTTAAGTGTGAGATATATTTTTTTATTATGGTGGTGAACGTAATTAACAGCATATTTGAATTCATCAATTGTAAAATTTTTTGCGCGCTTGCGGGCATTAAAGTCTTTGAGACCTGCATACACTGCATCGGCTCCTGATTCCAATGCGGCTATTAATGCCTCAGGGGATCCAGCTGGTGCAAGGAGTTCTATTGATTGATAATTTGATTGGTTCATGCTTTCAATACTTTACCAGGCATAATTCCTTGTTTCAGATTTCCATTTTCAACGATATGTTTCCCATTTATAAATACATGGACTATACCAGTGGATGATGCTGGTTTTCCGTCGTCTGTAAATTGTTCATTAATTATATGTGGATCAAAAATCACAATATCGGCAAAAGCATTATGTTTAATGATTCCACGGTTTTCAAGTTTGTAGCGGCTTGCTGCAAGGCTTGTGATTCTGCGTATAGCTTCTTCTAAAGGAAATAATCTTAATTCTCGTGAATAATGTCCAATAAATCTTGGGAAGCATCCATACGCTGAAGCAGGTGGTGTTCCTTCCTTATATGCAGGAAGAATTGAATCTGCTCCTATGCTCATCATTGGATGAAGTAACATTTTGTTAAACATTTTTTCTAACCATGGTTTTGCAGGATATCCATAGGTGTAGGTAACTTCACCTTCTTCTTCAAGGGTCAATCTGCATAATGCATCAAACGGATCGGTCTTCCATATCTTTGCAATTTCAACAAAAGATTTTCCTTCAGTCCATCTATTCCTATCACTCCGCACTGATAAAACCTTTACTGGCTTCCATCCAATTGCACGGATGTGTGGGTCAGACCATGAGTCTTCTTCCCAGTGTGGCCATTGTGGTATTACCGTTTCAATCTGCTTCTTTATTTTTTTCCTGATTTCTGGATCTTTGAGACGTTCAAGTAATTTTTTACGTCCACCCCGGTTAACCCATGGTGGGAAAAGTGCTGTTATTGTAGTATTCCCCATAGTATATGGGACAGCATCCATGCCAACATCTATGCCTCTGTCGATAGCTTTATTAATAATTTCAAGTCCTTTGTCAAGTGCAGGATTGGGTACTCCTGGTAAAGGTACTATCGAATTGATTGATTCAATTAAAGTAAAGAAATATGGGAGTATAGTGCTTATCCATCCAAGGAAGGGTAGTGAATGTAAATGTGAAATCTGTAACGGTACTTGAGCTTTTTCAGCAATTGTTACTGCTTCGGTTATTGAATACGGTAATGTGGTACAATAACCTCTTAAATGCGATACATATGGCCTGCCATATTCACCAGCAACCTTAGCAAGTTCAATAAGTTCATCTGTGTGAGCATACATGCCCGGATAGTACATAAGACCTGTTGAAAAGCCCACACAACCTGCATTCAAGGATTCACGCAGAAGCTTTTTCATTTGTTTTAATTCTTTATCAGTACAGAATCTGTTTTCATCTCCCATGACCGAAATACGGATTGGACCATGTGCTGCCAATTGTGCAATGTTGCACATGAGATTTTTTCTTTCAATATAAGATAAGTATTCTTTCATTGATTCCCAATAGAATTTCTTAACTGGTACACTCATACTCTGGATGAGCTCTAAAACCATTGATTTGTATTGTGGGAGGCAAGGTGCCATTGCCCATCCGCAATTGCCAACAACTGATGTGGTGACACCCTGTAGTACAAATGATGAAAATCTCTGAA containing:
- a CDS encoding amidohydrolase family protein: MFDYIIKNGTIIDGTGKQAYKGTIAIQKDRIILDKQTNDTVAKVCIDASDKIVSPGFIDIHSHHDLYIVDQDPVQRFSSFVLQGVTTSVVGNCGWAMAPCLPQYKSMVLELIQSMSVPVKKFYWESMKEYLSYIERKNLMCNIAQLAAHGPIRISVMGDENRFCTDKELKQMKKLLRESLNAGCVGFSTGLMYYPGMYAHTDELIELAKVAGEYGRPYVSHLRGYCTTLPYSITEAVTIAEKAQVPLQISHLHSLPFLGWISTILPYFFTLIESINSIVPLPGVPNPALDKGLEIINKAIDRGIDVGMDAVPYTMGNTTITALFPPWVNRGGRKKLLERLKDPEIRKKIKKQIETVIPQWPHWEEDSWSDPHIRAIGWKPVKVLSVRSDRNRWTEGKSFVEIAKIWKTDPFDALCRLTLEEEGEVTYTYGYPAKPWLEKMFNKMLLHPMMSIGADSILPAYKEGTPPASAYGCFPRFIGHYSRELRLFPLEEAIRRITSLAASRYKLENRGIIKHNAFADIVIFDPHIINEQFTDDGKPASSTGIVHVFINGKHIVENGNLKQGIMPGKVLKA
- a CDS encoding U32 family peptidase; the encoded protein is MNQSNYQSIELLAPAGSPEALIAALESGADAVYAGLKDFNARKRAKNFTIDEFKYAVNYVHHHNKKIYLTLNTLMFDHELEQVIKILNLAQGYAVDAIIVQDIGLIQLIRTYYPSLTIHASTQTFCHNSMHAQFLKDLGVSRIILPRELSLNEIKSIQQKVPCEYEVFIHGAMCFSFSGCCLFSSYLFGQSGNRGRCLQPCRYPFTTGSATRYPFSMKDLALGPSIADYINAGITKFKIEGRLKSTWYINEVVSYYRTLIDSLMEGKSFKNEPPSLRSTTKGYMCDSSYDKLVDAKTVGVAGAYIGTVTQVKNKFCIISTSHPLQKGLRLRIVDNSGKNIYEGTLLDYKYDKNRHSLEWYISLNSKPPLYVYIIGESKSDNALKKLKAIPFKPYSVNIQITINSEFTISAIIDTFTVDYTYTIPIQKAIKQGLSPNTIQYIFSQTAHFPFVATVSVTMKDSIFIPLSQLKQLRRQFYDMLYKDYIKHRESINQQRESTIIAHIETIKKNNATIKPENTTFIWQHFEKVQTTHVNSAFIELPVFVPENTLDDTITKIKHYMHNGFKHFIIPTYGWLEFFKGKDVVICAGDFCYCVNSFTYEVYKNNAVSYFTISGDMDSLDITTRYYNGFIQFHKPKIYLVTRLRIPDAVYTFKHKQYCPQHYAHYDVLSDCE